Genomic DNA from Maylandia zebra isolate NMK-2024a linkage group LG17, Mzebra_GT3a, whole genome shotgun sequence:
TGTTCCTGTTCAATTTCAAATTATGACCTCATTTCGGTTGTGCTGCCAGAAATAAGAACAACAGGATTTCAAAAGGAGAGAAATATTAGGATTCATAAATTTTGCCAAAGTAGCCTCTTGATAGTTTTGAATGACCGCTGGCCCAAGATTGAAAAGTCTGTATTTATCAAAGTTAAATGGACTCCAATTTGCCATATCAAGTCCTAGAGGAAGATTTAGTTGAGGCTGCGGCAGAAAGGCAGTGGGACTCTGCTGCCCTCCTCTGGATCAGCGCGTGTATAACGTGTGTTTTCATGCTGCCGAGCTGACATTAGCTGGGTAATAATGGATATGCCCCCATGAAGATTGGAGTGGTAATTATCTCAATGGCACTTTCTGTTAATCAAGCGAGCTGCTTAACTGTTATGACTGACTGCTTTATTCACTTTGTCCCTATCACGAGATCAGTCCTCCTGTTAAACAGGAGCTGCACATTAGTTTTGGTTTCTGCTGAATGAATGTGTTTTGTTGTCAACCAGGAAAACTGTGTCCAGATTGTGTTGAGATCTAAGATGGGGTCACACGTAGTAAAACTTAATAGCATACAAGTAACTAAGGAAAACTGTACACATAGTATTTATGCAACTGTAACAACTGTTATTCCTCACTGTTTCCTCAATATTATATTAATGTCTGAGTCAGAACAGgaatattttccatttttctagGGTTGGAATCACAGTTTTATGAAAGGCTGCTTCTTTTTGGAAGACGACGGGAGTATCAGCGCTCTGCAGTACCAGCTCCACATCCCCCACACGACAACCGTCTACCTAACCATCCAACCACTCGGCCTCAGCCACAGACCTGGTTGGTACTTAAACTGCAGATACAGAGGAAATGTatctttttagagaaaatattgtctcattttgaatttgatctcaaaaagctggAGCAGGCATCTGTTTACCGCTGTGTAGCATCacctcttcttttaacaacagtctgTAAACATGCGGGAactgagcagagcagctgctggacttTTAGGAGAGGATGTCGTTCCATCTTCTCTGATTTAGGATTCTAGCTGTGCAACAGTCCTGAGTCTTTTtgtagaaatatttttttctttcatgatGCCCCAAATGTTTTCACTTGGTGAAAAGTCTGGACTGCAGACAGGCCAGTTCCGCACCCGGGTTCTTCTACTGTGAAGCCGTGCTGTTGTAATAGAAGCAGTTTGTGGATTACCATTTTGTTGCTGGAATATGCGATGCTTTCTCTGAAAAAGATGTCAGGATGGGCGCATGCGTTGCtctaaaatctgcttttcagcaTCGATGGTGTCAGTTTAGCCTGTGTTTGTAGATGGCATAGTGAACTATGTTCGCAGTGATTTCTGAAAGGGTTCCTGATTTCCACACCAGTGCCACTTGAGGGCCTGAAGTTCACAGACATCGAATGCTGATCTTAATCTCTAATTCTCTTAAccttttgatgatattatgaaAGACAGATTATGAGATATTCAAAACCATTTCAACTTTATGTTGAGGAACATTATCCTGAAATTCATCCACTATTTGTAGACGTGAACTTCTGCCCAGCTTTTCTTCTGAGAAActctaagatgctcttttaTACCCAGTCATATTACTGGCCTGTTGTCAGTTAACATAATTAGTTGTTCCTCCAACTTAGGACCAGTTACTTCTCTAGCCTTTTGTTCCTCTGTCACAACGTTTTTGAgacatgctgctgctgtcaaattcaaaatgagctgatatttttcttaaaatggtCCATTTTGTCACTTTAAACATTTCTACAGTGAATGAAATATAGGTTTATGGGATTTACTAATCattgaattctgttttcatttagaATTTGCATAGTGTCCCGTCTCTTTTCTTTTGAGTTGGGGTTGTGTATATTACTATAAGAAAGGGACAGGGCCATATTTAATCTCTCACTGGAATACCCCGATGGTACTTTGGAGTAATGCAGGGGATAACGACataatgtcatgttttgtagttcatctgaggttgtatttacctCATTTTTTAGACCTGCTGGTgaggttatttttattatccCGATATATAAAAACTGAAAGAGGTTGTACTTTATTTTTCAGACGACTTTAACTGGGTGAAGAAACATTTCAAAGGGGGTGTACATTATTGAACAGtgtttgagaaccactgtttGAGCTGAGTGGTTTTAGATGTTCCCTGTGATGCTGTAACATAAAGTATTGTAGAATAGAAATCACAAAGAAGATTTACTTTCCTTTTGCTGTTTAAAAATCTGTTACATCGTGTAGCATCAGGTCAGACTGAATTTCAGCTCAGTGGAAGATCATTTATTAGGAAGGCGCACatcagtttatttgttttggctCAATCAGTAGACTGACTGGATTAATGTGGGCTGCAAAAAGTCTTCGAGGAATGTAAAATCTCATCGGTCCATTTCATTTTGTACAATCAGAAAAAAACGTTGAAAATCTTAAGTTGATCTTCTTTGAACCCTCCCTTATTGCTTGTAGGGTAAAAATCTGTGCTGAATTAAATAGTCTGTAGAGCTAAAATGTTAAAGTCCTGTGTAAAATCTTTATGCATTCATGTGGTTTTGCTCTAATTTTCAGACAAGTCCTCAGCATGGATGACAGTGGACACAGCACTTTTTGTCATGTCAGCTGGTGAAACTAAAGAAGACACAAATTTAGTGTGTTTCACTGAGTCAAAAGACAAAGAAGTAAGTTTGGCTGTCTTAACAGGTCCTTATTATTAAATCAGTCCCATTGGGACTTGATTGATATAAAAGCCAGACCCAGATCCACTGATATCATAAAAGCTGGAATCATTTGGGAAGCTGAAATGTGATGATATTGTATGCCAGGATATTTTTGGTGTTGTCTGTTTACTGTGCAACCTCTTTTTTTCTATCTCTGTAGAAGTATATTTGGAAAGGGGAACTGAATGCTGGGACATACCACCTGCTTCCCTTCACCAGTGGCTGCAGGTTAAAGAAAAGGAGCAGAAAGAGCCCTTCTGGTAAACCCGTGGAGTTGTTCTACAGGACTGACACAGAAGAACTAGACCTGACCAGGGAGTTCAGGTGAGGCTGTCTCAGTTTTACAGTGTTTGACTGGTGAGAATTTCAGTGTTTACTAATCTATAAAATGTTTATAAAGCTCAGTGGATCCACACTGGGATAAAAGTGTGCCGTGCTTTGCTACCTCTGTTCTTCTCACAGGACCTGAAGGAGTGAGGACATCTGAAAAAGTTGAAGTTGGCTGcctgcaggtctgctgataTTTCTGTGTTGCTCTGTTTCTGCCACAGGGAGGTGCTGTCTGACATTTTTGAGATTATAGACCTTGATGGCAATGGTTTGCTCAGCCTGGAGGAGTACAATTTCTTTGAGCTCAGGACCAGCGGAGAGAAGTGTGACAAGGATGCCTGGGCCGTCTGCAAAGGTAAAAATTATGAAATTAATATGAAATTAATTGGAGGAGAAGGCGCTATTACAGTATTATATTGATATTACGGTGATATTAAAGCTGTCTTCTACCTCCTTGTGGTAACAGAAAACTTTGATATGAGAAAGAACCAGCTGACACGACAGGGATTCATGGAGCTGAACCTGATGGAGGCCACTGAGAAAGATGGAGACCCTGCAGACATGTGGGTCACGCTGGAAGCTATGGGTTACAACCGTATGCTGGAGCTGGTAGAGGTAGGTTTGCATATATGGTTTTAGTCAGAATACATAAACATACATCCTTGGCATACATGCAATAGCCTGATATCAGGCACACATCATGACTACTTACTACATAAACCCTCCCTCCCGCTCCACCAGGCCTGTCCATTCCAGATAGACGTATACTGTGAAAGCACTcagccatccatccagcccCTCAGCATGGATTCAGGGCCCAAGCTTCTGAACCAGGCGCTCCAGAAGTCCATCACAGCTAGAACAGGGGCCAAAGCACTGAGGGGACACGACAATGTGTTCATCTACACCTACAAAGGGGAGCACAGGATTTCCTCCCTCATTACCAACAAGGTAGAGTACAAAATTTGTGTAGGAGGAATTATAAGAATGTCACAGATAATCCCTTAAATAAAAATGGTGTTCGTTTAGAGCATCAACGTGATTGATACTTGTATTTGCCAAACATCTGCAGTGGATAGCACTACCCAAACCTTACTGTCTTAATACAGTCAACTGCTATAGAGACGCACTATTCATTTGTAATTGTTATGCAGCAGCAGTGTCCTTTCTCATAGCAACGAGAGCGACTCTAAAAGAATGATCCAGTGAAGCAAAGCAGCTACTTTATAAGAGTGCACCTGATTATCATGAGAATGTTTAGCTTTATTCTGTGTAATAATCAGTTGCACACTGACTGCTTTGATTGCAGACAAACCAGAGCGTGACTGTGCATGTGAACAACGAGCAGAGCAGGAACTGCTGCAGTAGCAGAGGCATGACAGTGTTTGCTGTAGAAGTGCCAGCCAGGACTAAAATGGTAAGTAGGCATGGTAACAATGCTGCTTTGCTAATATTATAATGAATTtataatcattattattttattagaagAAAAAAGACACTTTAACATTTAAGTTATTCACTCCATGTAAAAAGCATGATGCAGGATATTGATGATTTCCTGTAGGTGTGCCAACATGTTCTACCCATCAATGAAAAACAGGACTGGATCTACAGCTGTGTGGAGACCATACTACCCGGAATGTAAAGTCCAGCCTGAATGGACAGCTCTTTATATTCTGGCTAAAATGTATTCATCAAGGTTTTAAATGTGGGCACTAAAGAGCGATTTGTTCTATATCTGGCATTATATCATGAATGTGAATTATCATAAGTTGTTCTAGCTCTGCTTTAAtgattatgtgtatttttttactGTGAGAAATGGCTGAGTGCCTAATCATTTCAGCTGCCTGACTTGTTGCCTGGCCTGTAATATTGAATTTGTAGGTAGTCGATGAGTTTTGTGTAACATCTGGTTATAATGGAGACGGTTAACAATTTTCCTGCTGTTttaagttgttttctttttccttctgttgttttattattattgttattatctttattatttctctctgttgaatttgtctttgttactttgttacTACTGTGATACATGGAATCAAGGATTGAAGATTAAGGGTTTAATTTCTAACATTTAGAAAATCATGTCATTATTATCATGTCACAATAGAGTGTTATGTCATTATTAGGGACACAACACTTTcttatgttcatttttttttttatcactcttGTCATGTAACGGTGGATTTTACTTATGTTAATATTGCTGAATGTCATTACCATCTTGTTTCGACAGAACAGAtaagaaaattaaaggaaaagaacaaaagtcCTTCTGTTCACATAAATGTGTTTGAAAATTAGTAATACtaattatttgaaaaaaatctcTTACAGCAATATTGAAAATTCCTGTCAAGGATTCATTAAATTTGACATTAGAGAATTATCAGCAAGTTTTCCATAAACACAGGAATGTCATTCTGGCTCCAACATTGTCTCCTGGAATTAGAGACACTTGTAAGTACATGTTTAGCTGATTGTGGCCATCACTGAAGTCATTAATTTTGTTACATAGTCTTGCAGTTCAAGAATATTTATAAAGAATCAGAATGATTTTAGGCACAGATAACAgttgtgaaaagcagattttcaaTTCCAATTGTGAAGAAGACAAAAACTGATCCTAGTTCACACTGAACTGCAGCAGTTTAAATGCTGTGGATGTTTGTTGAATGTAACCAAGAATTGTGCCTTAACTTTCATTCAAGCTTTGCAGACTATACAACCGTGCAGCTATTCATCCATACTCTTTACAGGGTATGGAGGGGTTGGGGATTTGGGGGTTGGCAATGAAATGCATTCC
This window encodes:
- the pgm1 gene encoding phosphoglucomutase-1 isoform X1: MSFQESPRPSEEDEAFYMQCRAAYLAVFRSSLTNITSKQHLCRVLQQAGRNPSSATLNKYWTATTSKLNFDDFCEILKHEEKTEESELMRVFKKMDVNGDGYITHSELEKALITRGEKMTKEEVNAIFSLADINKDGKLHYAEFCRLFASTVEQCQTAALERLDADAKLKRLNFGSQSYSPPKSSVSSASSATQRADSDTTPKKDNRSSSRPSSARSRRSSLSSSITMTSSSTKANKFPEPSGLQGWNHSFMKGCFFLEDDGSISALQYQLHIPHTTTVYLTIQPLGLSHRPDKSSAWMTVDTALFVMSAGETKEDTNLVCFTESKDKEKYIWKGELNAGTYHLLPFTSGCRLKKRSRKSPSGKPVELFYRTDTEELDLTREFREVLSDIFEIIDLDGNGLLSLEEYNFFELRTSGEKCDKDAWAVCKENFDMRKNQLTRQGFMELNLMEATEKDGDPADMWVTLEAMGYNRMLELVEACPFQIDVYCESTQPSIQPLSMDSGPKLLNQALQKSITARTGAKALRGHDNVFIYTYKGEHRISSLITNKTNQSVTVHVNNEQSRNCCSSRGMTVFAVEVPARTKMVCQHVLPINEKQDWIYSCVETILPGM